A DNA window from Helianthus annuus cultivar XRQ/B chromosome 15, HanXRQr2.0-SUNRISE, whole genome shotgun sequence contains the following coding sequences:
- the LOC110914061 gene encoding uncharacterized protein LOC110914061, protein MSLMEPVRTHVLQFLGVEYRHGYYLADGIYPSCSTIVKTIPYPEDEKRKKFAKRQEAARKDIERAFGVLQKKWVVFAQPARAFTPKRLRLCMYACILLHNKIIEDEGRAICEYDENASYGNTVPVDPPQQDLNSFSLTNDFTHANLQQDLVEHIWNNVNIGDGDGDEDEDEDE, encoded by the coding sequence ATGTCGTTAATGGAACCGGTCCGGACACACGTTTTACAGTTTCTGGGGGTTGAGTATAGACATGGGTATTATCTTGCTGACGGGATATATCCGTCTTGCTCTACAATTGTAAAGACTATTCCATATCCCGAGGacgaaaaaaggaaaaaattcgCCAAGCGTCAAGAAGCTGCAAGAAAAGACATCGAACGTGCTTTTGGTGTCTTACAAAAAAAATGGGTCGTCTTTGCACAACCGGCACGTGCGTTCACACCGAAAAGGTTGCGCCTTTGTATGTACGCTTGCATTTTGCTCCATAACAAGATTATTGAAGACGAAGGTCGGGCGATTTGTGAGTATGATGAGAATGCATCTTACGGGAACACTGTCCCGGTTGATCCGCCGCaacaggatttaaactcgttcTCACTAACCAACGACTTCACGCATGCAAACCTTCAACAGGATTTGGTAGAACATATTTGGAACAATGTTAACATCGGGGACGGTGACGGAGACGAAGACGAAGACGAAGacgagtag
- the LOC110912235 gene encoding prohibitin-3, mitochondrial, whose protein sequence is MGSNQQAVTFLTNLARAAVGLGASATLLNSSLYTVDGGERAVLFDRFRGVIDATAGEGTHFLIPWLQKPYIFDIRTKPHTFSSISGTKDLQMVNLTLRVLSRPEVNKLPTIFKTLGLEYDEKVLPSIGNEVLKAVVAQFNADQLLTERPYVSALVRDSLIRRAKDFNILLDDVAITHLSYGAEFSKAVEQKQVAQQEAERSRFVVAKAEEERRAAVIRAEGESESAKLISDATAAAGMGLIELRRIEAARKVSSTMAKSGNVVYIPDSGSRMLIGVNPSG, encoded by the exons ATGGGCAGCAACCAACAAGCAGTTACCTTCTTAACCAATCTCGCACGCGCCGCCGTAGGTCTAGGCGCGTCCGCCACTCTCCTGAACTCCTCCCTCTATACCGTCGACGGCGGCGAACGCGCCGTCCTCTTCGACCGCTTCCGCGGCGTAATCGACGCCACAGCCGGCGAAGGTACTCACTTCCTCATCCCATGGCTTCAAAAACCCTACATATTCGATATACGTACAAAACCGCACACTTTCTCATCAATTTCCGGCACAAAAGATCTACAAATGGTTAATCTAACCCTACGCGTGTTATCTCGCCCCGAAGTTAACAAATTACCgaccattttcaaaaccctaggGCTTGAGTATGACGAAAAGGTCCTTCCGTCGATTGGAAACGAGGTTTTGAAGGCGGTTGTGGCGCAATTCAACGCTGATCAGCTTCTTACAGAGCGCCCGTATGTCTCCGCATTGGTTCGTGACAGTTTGATTCGCAG GGCTAAGGATTTCAACATTTTGCTTGATGATGTGGCGATTACGCATTTATCGTACGGTGCGGAGTTTTCAAAGGCGGTGGAGCAGAAGCAGGTGGCGCAACAAGAGGCGGAAAGGTCGAGATTTGTGGTAGCAAAGGCGGAGGAGGAAAGGCGTGCGGCGGTTATTAGGGCGGAAGGGGAGAGTGAGAGTGCAAAGTTGATATCGGATGCGACAGCCGCGGCTGGGATGGGGTTGATTGAGCTTAGGAGGATTGAAGCCGCAAGAAAGGTTTCTTCAACCATGGCTAAGAGTGGGAATGTTGTTTATATTCCGGATAGTGGGAGTCGGATGCTCATTGGGGTTAATCCGTCTGGGTGA
- the LOC110912236 gene encoding glyceraldehyde-3-phosphate dehydrogenase, cytosolic encodes MLHLHVYMYTHTTLTHLQYTFFFNSLYPLHPLIMGKVKIGINGFGRIGRLVARVALLSDDIELVAVNDPFITTEYMTYMFKYDSVHGQWKKHDIKIKDSKTLLFGDKPVTVFGMRNPEEIPWGEAGAEYVVESTGVFTDKDKAAAHLKGGAKKVVISAPSANAPMFVMGVNEKEYKSDITIVSNASCTTNCLAPLAKVIHDKFGIVEGLMTTVHSITATQKTVDGPSMKDWRGGRAASFNIIPSSTGAAKAVGKVLPALNGKLTGMAFRVPTVDVSVVDLTARLEKPASYDDIKAAIKAEAEGSMKGILGFTEDDVVSTDFIGDCRSSIFDAKAGIALNNNFVKVVSWYDNEWGYSNRVVDLIRHMAKS; translated from the exons ATGCTACATTTGCATGTATATATGTACACACACACTACTCTCACTCATCTACAATACACATTTTTCTTCAATTCTCTATACCCATTACATCCTCTGATCATGGGCAAGGTCAAGATTGGAATCAATG GATTTGGAAGAATCGGCAGATTGGTCGCCAGAGTTGCGCTTTTGAGCGATGATATTGAGCTCGTTGCTGTTAATGATCCCTTCATTACTACCGAGTACATG ACTTACATGTTTAAGTATGATAGTGTTCATGGGCAATGGAAGAAGCATGACATTAAAATTAAGGATTCCAAGACTCTTTTGTTTGGAGATAAGCCGGTCACTGTTTTCGGCATGAG GAACCCGGAGGAGATCCCATGGGGTGAAGCTGGAGCCGAGTATGTTGTTGAATCAACCGGAGTTTTCACTGATAAAGACAAAGCTGCAGCCCACTTGAAG GGAGGTGCAAAGAAGGTTGTTATCTCTGCTCCAAGTGCAAATGCTCCCATGTTCGTAATGGGTGTCAATGAGAAGGAGTACAAATCCGATATCACAATCGTATCTAATGCTAGCTGCACTACTAACTGTCTCGCTCCACTAGCTAAG GTTATTCATGACAAATTCGGCATCGTTGAGGGACTCATGACCACGGTTCACTCCATAACAG CGACTCAAAAGACTGTTGATGGTCCGTCAATGAAGGACTGGAGGGGCGGAAGAGCTGCTTCTTTTAATATTATTCCCAGCAGTACCGGGGCTGCAAAG GCTGTTGGAAAAGTTTTGCCTGCACTTAACGGGAAACTTACGGGGATGGCCTTTCGTGTACCTACGGTTGATGTTTCGGTGGTTGATCTTACTGCAAGGCTCGAGAAGCCTGCTTCATATGACGATATCAAGGCTGCTATAAA GGCTGAGGCGGAGGGAAGCATGAAGGGAATCCTAGGTTTCACCGAGGATGATGTTGTGTCCACAGACTTTATAGGCGACTGCAGGTCAAGCATTTTCGATGCTAAAGCTGGCATTGCATTGAACAACAACTTCGTTAAGGTTGTTTCATGGTATGACAACGAATGGGGTTACAG TAACCGTGTGGTCGACTTGATTCGCCACATGGCAAAGTCTTAA
- the LOC110912237 gene encoding trihelix transcription factor GT-1 isoform X2 has protein sequence MYLSSDKPRSSINFYKDTTAGDRSMLIETEQPSQHHHHHNHQHQQLVIMSDNNNNNNNTSSGDDHELRAPKKRAETWIQEETRILIGLRREVDRMFNTSKSNKHLWEQISAKMRAKGFDRSPTMCTDKWRNLLKEFKKVKHKNGKGNNKMLYYKDLEDLIRDRGKNGSSFKGGSSSPTTSSKIDSFIQFSDKGLEDGSIPFGPMEVNLERPLDDDGDPLAITAAEANGVPPWNWRETPGNGAEGQSSYGRIITVKWGEYTRRIGIDGSAKAIKDAIKSGFGIRSKRAFWLEDEDGIIRALDKSMPVGSYNLHLDEGVSIKICHYDESERTPVRTEDKTFYTEEDLHEFLTQRRLLGLREINGYRSFTNVDDLRHGAVYQGMRLLGD, from the exons ATGTATCTCTCCTCCGATAAACCCCGTTCATCCATCAATTTCTACAAAGACACCACCGCCGGTGACCGGAGCATGTTAATCGAAACCGAACAACCAtcacaacaccaccaccaccacaaccaccagcACCAACAACTAGTGATTATGtctgacaacaacaacaacaataacaatacgAGTAGCGGTGACGATCACGAACTTAGGGCACCGAAAAAGCGAGCAGAGACATGGATACAGGAAGAGACGCGGATCCTGATCGGGCTCCGGCGAGAGGTGGATAGAATGTTCAACACTTCCAAGTCAAATAAGCATCTGTGGGAGCAGATCTCCGCCAAGATGAGAGCGAAAGGCTTCGATCGCTCGCCGACTATGTGTACCGATAAATGGAGGAATTTGTTGAAGGAGTTTAAGAAAGTGAAGCATAAGAATGGGAAAGGGAATAATAAGATGTTGTATTATAAGGATTTGGAGGACTTGATTAGGGATAGGGGCAAGAATGGGAGTAGTTTTAAGGGTGGTTCGAGTTCCCCGACCACGTCTTCAAAGATCGATTCGTTTATTCAGTTTTCGGATAAAG GGCTAGAGGATGGGAGTATTCCGTTTGGACCCATGGAAG TGAATCTTGAACGACCtttggatgatgatggtgatccTCTTGCCATCACTGCAGCTGAAGCAAATGGAGTCCCGCCTTGGAATTGGCGAGAAACCCCTGGAAATG GTGCTGAAGGCCAGTCTTCTTATGGGAGGATTATAACGGTAAAGTGGGGAGAATATACTAGAAGGATTGGTATTGATGGATCCGCAAAAGCGATAAAAGATGCCATAAAATCCGGTTTTGGCATAAGATCTAAACGCGCGTTTTGGTTGGAAGATGAAGATGGTATTATACGCGCTCTTGACAAGAGCATGCCTGTCGGGAGTTATAATCTCCACCTAGACGAAG GAGTGTCTATAAAAATATGCCATTATGATGAATCTGAACGCACGCCTGTCCGTACTGAAGACAAGACGTTCTATACTGAGGAGGATTTACACGAGTTTTTGACTCAACGTAGGTTATTGGGCTTAAGAGAGATAAACGGGTATAGAAGTTTTACGAATGTGGATGATTTACGGCATGGTGCGGTTTACCAAGGGATGAGACTCCTCGGAGACTAG
- the LOC110912237 gene encoding trihelix transcription factor GT-1 isoform X1: MYLSSDKPRSSINFYKDTTAGDRSMLIETEQPSQHHHHHNHQHQQLVIMSDNNNNNNNTSSGDDHELRAPKKRAETWIQEETRILIGLRREVDRMFNTSKSNKHLWEQISAKMRAKGFDRSPTMCTDKWRNLLKEFKKVKHKNGKGNNKMLYYKDLEDLIRDRGKNGSSFKGGSSSPTTSSKIDSFIQFSDKGLEDGSIPFGPMEANGRSTTVNLERPLDDDGDPLAITAAEANGVPPWNWRETPGNGAEGQSSYGRIITVKWGEYTRRIGIDGSAKAIKDAIKSGFGIRSKRAFWLEDEDGIIRALDKSMPVGSYNLHLDEGVSIKICHYDESERTPVRTEDKTFYTEEDLHEFLTQRRLLGLREINGYRSFTNVDDLRHGAVYQGMRLLGD, encoded by the exons ATGTATCTCTCCTCCGATAAACCCCGTTCATCCATCAATTTCTACAAAGACACCACCGCCGGTGACCGGAGCATGTTAATCGAAACCGAACAACCAtcacaacaccaccaccaccacaaccaccagcACCAACAACTAGTGATTATGtctgacaacaacaacaacaataacaatacgAGTAGCGGTGACGATCACGAACTTAGGGCACCGAAAAAGCGAGCAGAGACATGGATACAGGAAGAGACGCGGATCCTGATCGGGCTCCGGCGAGAGGTGGATAGAATGTTCAACACTTCCAAGTCAAATAAGCATCTGTGGGAGCAGATCTCCGCCAAGATGAGAGCGAAAGGCTTCGATCGCTCGCCGACTATGTGTACCGATAAATGGAGGAATTTGTTGAAGGAGTTTAAGAAAGTGAAGCATAAGAATGGGAAAGGGAATAATAAGATGTTGTATTATAAGGATTTGGAGGACTTGATTAGGGATAGGGGCAAGAATGGGAGTAGTTTTAAGGGTGGTTCGAGTTCCCCGACCACGTCTTCAAAGATCGATTCGTTTATTCAGTTTTCGGATAAAG GGCTAGAGGATGGGAGTATTCCGTTTGGACCCATGGAAG CTAACGGCCGATCAACAACAGTGAATCTTGAACGACCtttggatgatgatggtgatccTCTTGCCATCACTGCAGCTGAAGCAAATGGAGTCCCGCCTTGGAATTGGCGAGAAACCCCTGGAAATG GTGCTGAAGGCCAGTCTTCTTATGGGAGGATTATAACGGTAAAGTGGGGAGAATATACTAGAAGGATTGGTATTGATGGATCCGCAAAAGCGATAAAAGATGCCATAAAATCCGGTTTTGGCATAAGATCTAAACGCGCGTTTTGGTTGGAAGATGAAGATGGTATTATACGCGCTCTTGACAAGAGCATGCCTGTCGGGAGTTATAATCTCCACCTAGACGAAG GAGTGTCTATAAAAATATGCCATTATGATGAATCTGAACGCACGCCTGTCCGTACTGAAGACAAGACGTTCTATACTGAGGAGGATTTACACGAGTTTTTGACTCAACGTAGGTTATTGGGCTTAAGAGAGATAAACGGGTATAGAAGTTTTACGAATGTGGATGATTTACGGCATGGTGCGGTTTACCAAGGGATGAGACTCCTCGGAGACTAG